The following are from one region of the Spirochaetota bacterium genome:
- a CDS encoding PIN domain-containing protein, translated as MFNANSNKIFVLDTNVVLYDCRAMYSFEEHNVVIPITVLEEIDNFKRGNEIINFNAREFVREMDALSSEKIFADGVRLKSGGIIMIDTVTR; from the coding sequence ATGTTTAATGCGAACAGCAACAAGATCTTCGTGCTCGATACGAACGTGGTGCTCTATGACTGCCGTGCGATGTACTCCTTCGAGGAGCATAACGTCGTCATCCCGATAACGGTGCTCGAGGAGATCGATAATTTCAAGCGCGGCAATGAGATCATCAATTTCAATGCGCGCGAATTCGTGCGCGAGATGGACGCCCTCTCGAGCGAAAAGATCTTCGCCGACGGGGTACGGCTCAAGAGCGGCGGCATCATCATGATCGATACCGTTACGCG
- a CDS encoding HD domain-containing phosphohydrolase — MTVFIGIVLSYVFMLVTGLLFLITYAKNRAMKQYFHFGVLVICMGLCSFAVSHLFVLRVMPWVALFYRLMLTASFFIMPVILMITAELMTLNMRSRRFAHISSLVALGLACIFSIALWGTDRFVVITLGRSHIDVRPGIFYGVYIAASIATTAASAAALFMHGIRYRTAVNRPFGPAFLLLFTVAVLAHLLHYAIPPLRTALAPALVHTASWNEVNVTRVIGYIIMTAAFLGLFFKRTRRIFHEVQENRTSIENLLNKTRENTRNMIHTLSKALSQRDPVTAAHCERVADYAAILARELGYPKAGIDLVYTGALMHDIGKIGISDAVLHKKAKLTREEFDLIRRHPLIGTEIVAHLDDFVPIIDIIQSHHERIDANGYPEGLAADAIPEMARIVSVCDTFDALTTETYRESLTYAEALRVLMHCRGTQLDVHITDVFVRAIAEVHRIDIHGAGETNV; from the coding sequence ATGACCGTTTTCATCGGCATAGTGCTCTCATACGTGTTCATGCTCGTCACCGGGCTCCTCTTCCTCATAACCTACGCCAAGAACCGCGCCATGAAGCAGTATTTCCACTTCGGCGTGCTCGTGATCTGCATGGGCCTGTGCTCGTTCGCCGTCAGTCATCTCTTTGTTCTCCGCGTGATGCCGTGGGTAGCCCTCTTCTATCGTCTCATGCTCACCGCTTCGTTCTTCATCATGCCCGTCATTCTCATGATAACCGCCGAGCTCATGACGCTCAACATGCGTTCACGCCGCTTTGCGCATATTTCCTCGCTCGTCGCGCTCGGTCTCGCCTGTATATTTTCCATAGCGCTCTGGGGCACCGACCGATTCGTCGTCATCACCCTGGGGCGGTCACATATCGATGTCCGTCCCGGAATTTTCTATGGGGTCTACATTGCCGCTTCGATAGCGACGACAGCGGCATCGGCAGCGGCGCTCTTCATGCACGGCATTCGCTACCGCACCGCGGTGAATCGTCCGTTCGGCCCCGCCTTCCTGCTCCTGTTCACCGTTGCGGTGCTCGCGCACCTTCTGCACTACGCCATCCCGCCGCTCCGGACCGCGCTTGCACCGGCCCTGGTCCATACCGCTTCCTGGAACGAAGTGAATGTCACGAGGGTCATCGGCTATATCATCATGACGGCGGCATTTCTGGGGCTCTTCTTCAAGCGCACAAGGCGCATCTTCCATGAGGTGCAGGAGAACCGCACATCGATAGAGAACCTCCTCAACAAGACGCGCGAGAACACCCGCAACATGATACACACGCTCTCCAAAGCGCTCTCGCAGCGCGATCCGGTGACCGCGGCGCATTGCGAACGCGTGGCCGATTACGCGGCGATACTCGCGCGAGAGCTCGGCTACCCGAAAGCGGGCATCGATCTCGTATACACCGGCGCGCTCATGCACGATATCGGGAAGATCGGCATATCCGACGCCGTGCTCCACAAAAAGGCCAAGCTCACGCGGGAGGAATTCGACCTCATACGGCGGCACCCGCTCATCGGTACGGAGATCGTCGCGCACCTTGACGATTTCGTCCCTATCATCGATATCATACAGAGCCATCACGAACGCATCGATGCCAACGGATACCCGGAAGGCCTCGCCGCGGACGCGATACCGGAGATGGCGCGCATCGTTTCCGTCTGCGACACCTTCGACGCATTGACCACCGAAACGTACCGGGAATCCCTCACCTACGCCGAAGCGCTTCGCGTGCTCATGCACTGCCGGGGCACGCAGCTCGACGTGCATATAACCGATGTCTTCGTCCGCGCCATCGCCGAAGTGCACCGCATCGACATACACGGGGCAGGAGAAACGAATGTTTAA
- a CDS encoding bifunctional 4-hydroxy-2-oxoglutarate aldolase/2-dehydro-3-deoxy-phosphogluconate aldolase — MARFKKQRTLTVMEETGFVPVFYHADFAVVKNIVAACHAGGACAIEFTNRGDFAADLFGDLERYVRAELPDIILGVGSIVDPYIAAMYISRGVNFVVGPMFNREVAKICNRHAIPYMPGCGSATEIQEAQEAGCDIVKVFPGDSVGGPNFVKSVKGPMPWTQIMPTGGVSPTRESLAAWFGAGITCAGIGSNLITKEIVASGDWKALTDAVVRTRTIIAEVRRTEHVEARTAK, encoded by the coding sequence ATGGCGCGTTTCAAGAAGCAGAGGACGCTCACTGTTATGGAAGAGACCGGTTTTGTACCGGTGTTCTATCATGCCGATTTCGCCGTTGTAAAGAACATCGTCGCCGCCTGCCATGCCGGCGGGGCTTGCGCCATCGAGTTCACCAATCGAGGCGATTTTGCCGCCGATCTTTTCGGCGATCTTGAGCGATATGTCCGCGCCGAACTCCCTGACATCATTCTCGGCGTGGGCTCCATCGTCGATCCCTACATCGCCGCGATGTATATTTCCCGCGGTGTGAACTTCGTCGTCGGTCCCATGTTCAACCGCGAGGTCGCGAAGATCTGCAATCGTCATGCAATACCGTATATGCCCGGCTGCGGGAGCGCCACCGAGATACAGGAAGCGCAGGAAGCAGGCTGCGATATCGTCAAGGTGTTCCCCGGCGACAGCGTGGGCGGACCGAATTTCGTGAAATCGGTGAAGGGGCCGATGCCCTGGACGCAGATAATGCCCACGGGCGGCGTATCGCCGACACGCGAATCGCTTGCGGCATGGTTCGGCGCAGGCATCACCTGTGCGGGCATCGGTTCGAACCTCATCACGAAAGAGATCGTCGCATCGGGTGACTGGAAAGCGCTCACCGATGCGGTCGTGCGCACCCGTACGATAATTGCCGAGGTGCGCCGTACCGAGCATGTCGAGGCACGCACAGCCAAATAG
- a CDS encoding bifunctional homocysteine S-methyltransferase/methylenetetrahydrofolate reductase, which produces MSRYLDRIRERPLIFDGAMGTMLYHKGVFINASYEELVVTRSELILDVHREYAAAGADVILTNTFGANRMKLREFGLAERTAEINKKAVELARASGDVLVAGDIGPCSKQSRGMQESLVAEVRAAFEEQASVLAEAKVDLIFLETFADLKEIEIAAHAARALNVPVHASFTVTEEGMTPLGVSAAAVVRALSENPDIDTIGLNCSVGPAAVFDLAESLVDLTEKPFVVKPNAGFPREVGGRMLYMASPEYFTEYAKKFIEIGVRGVGGCCGTTPAHIREMAKAIKNLSGVKKHASIVTVSAEAKRAVAVTPPEKKSRFAAKLVRGEKVTSIEILPPKSANMNAMFDKVRQCHYSGIDAINIPDGPRASSRVSPMIASILIKNTIGIEPIPHYSCRDRNLLGMQSDILGGFAAGLTNYLVITGDPPKSGDGPDISGVFDVDAVGLTQLINNLNHGHDFGGNPIDPPTGIFIGVGANPCAVDMDREIERYFKKIDAGAEYAITQPVFDAPSLLKFLDTVDKYTKRIPVIAGMWPLASYKNAEFMRNEVPGVVIPDKVMERLAKCNTKEESRDEGIAIAREMIDEIDGRVSGYQVSAPMGNVDTALRVLEGKAI; this is translated from the coding sequence ATGTCTCGATATCTTGACCGCATTCGGGAACGCCCGCTCATATTCGACGGGGCAATGGGTACCATGCTCTATCACAAGGGCGTTTTCATCAATGCGAGTTATGAGGAGCTCGTTGTTACGCGTTCGGAACTCATTCTTGATGTGCACCGGGAATATGCCGCCGCGGGCGCCGATGTGATACTGACGAACACGTTCGGGGCGAACCGCATGAAGCTCCGTGAATTCGGTCTTGCCGAACGCACTGCGGAGATAAATAAAAAAGCCGTCGAGCTTGCCCGCGCCTCGGGCGATGTGCTCGTTGCCGGCGACATTGGCCCGTGCTCGAAGCAGAGCCGCGGCATGCAGGAGTCGCTCGTCGCGGAGGTGCGTGCAGCGTTCGAGGAGCAGGCGTCCGTGCTCGCAGAGGCGAAGGTCGATCTTATTTTTCTCGAAACGTTCGCCGACCTCAAGGAGATCGAGATCGCAGCGCATGCGGCACGCGCTCTGAACGTCCCGGTGCATGCATCGTTCACCGTGACCGAAGAGGGTATGACCCCGCTCGGTGTCTCGGCAGCCGCCGTTGTGCGCGCACTTTCGGAGAACCCCGACATCGATACGATCGGCCTTAACTGCTCCGTCGGTCCTGCCGCAGTGTTCGATCTCGCGGAATCGCTCGTCGATCTTACGGAAAAGCCGTTCGTCGTGAAACCCAATGCCGGTTTCCCGCGCGAAGTGGGCGGGCGCATGCTCTATATGGCGAGCCCCGAATATTTCACCGAATACGCAAAAAAGTTCATCGAGATAGGCGTACGCGGCGTCGGTGGCTGCTGCGGTACCACGCCCGCGCATATACGCGAGATGGCGAAGGCGATAAAAAATTTAAGCGGCGTGAAGAAACACGCATCGATAGTGACGGTGTCCGCGGAGGCGAAGCGCGCCGTCGCCGTAACACCCCCGGAGAAGAAATCGCGCTTTGCGGCGAAGCTTGTGCGCGGCGAAAAGGTCACGAGCATAGAGATACTCCCGCCCAAGTCGGCGAACATGAACGCGATGTTCGATAAGGTGCGCCAATGCCATTATTCCGGCATCGATGCGATCAACATCCCCGACGGGCCGCGTGCATCATCGCGCGTATCCCCGATGATAGCGTCCATCCTGATAAAGAACACCATCGGGATAGAGCCGATACCGCATTATTCCTGCCGCGATCGGAATCTCCTCGGCATGCAGTCCGACATTCTCGGCGGTTTTGCCGCGGGGCTCACGAATTATCTCGTCATCACCGGCGATCCGCCCAAGAGCGGCGACGGACCGGACATAAGCGGCGTTTTCGATGTCGATGCGGTGGGACTTACACAGCTTATCAATAATCTAAACCACGGGCATGATTTCGGCGGGAATCCGATCGACCCGCCGACGGGCATATTCATCGGTGTCGGTGCCAACCCCTGCGCCGTCGATATGGACCGCGAGATCGAGCGCTACTTCAAGAAAATAGACGCCGGTGCCGAGTATGCCATCACGCAGCCGGTGTTCGATGCCCCGTCACTTCTCAAATTCCTCGACACGGTGGATAAGTATACGAAGCGCATTCCCGTCATCGCGGGGATGTGGCCGCTTGCGAGCTACAAGAACGCTGAGTTCATGCGCAATGAAGTGCCCGGCGTGGTCATACCGGATAAGGTCATGGAGCGGCTTGCGAAGTGTAATACCAAAGAAGAAAGCCGTGATGAAGGTATTGCCATTGCGCGGGAGATGATCGATGAGATAGACGGGCGCGTGAGCGGCTATCAGGTGTCGGCGCCGATGGGCAATGTCGATACCGCGCTCCGCGTACTCGAGGGGAAGGCGATATGA
- a CDS encoding PQQ-binding-like beta-propeller repeat protein → MKALFVCVLVAAAAFAEDYPQWGRTHDRNMISPEKNLPDAISVHFGSNGIIKRLSTNFLWAAPVGYYTFGNPTVADGRLFIGTSRYKPTTAKYAGDRGVLTCLDAMTGQFVWQISIPRYGSGGFLSEYPLGMCSPPTVENGRVYFAGYNAEIICADINGLSNGNEGPFTNEASFYSPSNRVKLDNTDGDIVWRFDVYKAFGVMPHDGYSSAPLIIGDLLFANTGVGTTRRHKDKPPMTNAPALIVLDKRTGAFIAGDEERMATNTKHGTWCSPSFAKAGGKELVLFGGGNGICYAFEKNPVITNKEQRTGSLRTVWKYNLNLARGTNHKPSDIIATPVCVGNRVYTALGEDWTHRSRQGLLVCIDATKTGDITTSGAVWAYTNIALSVANAAVADGLLYTTDLAGIIHCLDAANGTVYWTFDSGYGIYQSALVADGKVYFGNGKGQFYILAHGKTLKVLSSTYLRMEMCGAPVAANGVLYTAVYGTVFAFKK, encoded by the coding sequence ATGAAAGCATTGTTCGTCTGCGTACTTGTCGCCGCCGCCGCGTTCGCGGAGGATTATCCGCAATGGGGCCGGACGCATGATCGGAACATGATATCACCGGAAAAGAATCTGCCCGATGCGATATCCGTACATTTCGGATCGAACGGCATCATCAAACGGCTGTCGACGAATTTCCTCTGGGCGGCGCCCGTGGGTTATTATACGTTCGGCAATCCTACGGTGGCCGACGGCAGGCTCTTCATCGGCACATCGCGTTACAAACCGACCACGGCGAAATATGCCGGTGACCGCGGTGTGCTCACCTGCCTTGATGCGATGACCGGACAGTTCGTTTGGCAGATAAGCATACCGCGTTACGGATCGGGAGGATTTCTTTCGGAATATCCGCTCGGCATGTGTTCCCCGCCGACGGTGGAGAATGGGCGCGTCTATTTCGCCGGCTACAACGCGGAGATCATCTGCGCGGACATCAACGGGCTCTCGAACGGCAACGAAGGTCCATTCACCAATGAAGCATCGTTCTATTCGCCGTCCAACCGCGTCAAGCTCGATAATACCGACGGGGATATCGTCTGGCGTTTCGATGTGTACAAGGCGTTCGGCGTCATGCCGCATGACGGGTATTCCTCGGCCCCGCTCATCATCGGTGATCTCCTTTTCGCGAATACCGGTGTGGGGACGACACGGCGCCACAAGGACAAACCGCCCATGACGAACGCGCCCGCGCTCATCGTGCTCGACAAGCGCACCGGTGCGTTCATAGCCGGGGATGAGGAGCGTATGGCCACGAATACGAAGCACGGCACCTGGTGTTCACCCTCGTTCGCAAAGGCGGGCGGTAAAGAGCTCGTTCTCTTCGGCGGCGGCAATGGCATATGCTACGCCTTCGAGAAGAACCCCGTCATTACGAACAAGGAACAAAGGACGGGCTCACTGCGTACAGTGTGGAAATATAATCTGAACCTGGCCCGCGGTACGAACCATAAGCCGAGCGACATCATCGCCACACCGGTGTGCGTGGGGAACCGCGTATACACCGCGCTCGGGGAGGATTGGACGCACAGGAGCCGACAGGGGCTTCTCGTCTGCATCGATGCGACGAAGACGGGAGATATTACCACGAGCGGAGCGGTATGGGCGTATACGAACATCGCGCTTTCGGTGGCGAACGCGGCGGTCGCCGACGGGCTTCTGTATACGACCGATCTGGCCGGCATCATCCACTGTCTCGATGCGGCGAACGGTACTGTGTACTGGACGTTCGATTCCGGTTACGGCATCTATCAATCGGCGCTGGTGGCGGACGGCAAGGTATATTTCGGGAACGGCAAGGGGCAGTTCTATATCCTTGCCCACGGGAAAACGCTTAAGGTGCTCTCATCGACATATCTTCGCATGGAGATGTGCGGCGCACCGGTAGCGGCGAACGGCGTGCTCTATACGGCGGTGTACGGGACGGTGTTCGCGTTCAAGAAGTAG
- a CDS encoding ankyrin repeat domain-containing protein: MEDAFHRAVSQGDTSMVKYYIDNGVNVNVYDRNAYSALWKATRDEEYDLVKTLIECKANVNLRNNETSKYDEPPRKETSIYCAISTKNLVILEYLLQHGANPNMKRLDPEGETALSFAISHSKKSTKETDLEIVRTLLKYGADPNNRDGLFGDYPLYWAILTDMYWCNGQNDFAKLLMKYNARTDIRHTSDGEHVLVFAIQYKNYDLLKMLVNNGANVNATAYKWKRGTILEYSEENGDIELSKILISAGAKKSIKWQ; this comes from the coding sequence ATGGAAGATGCTTTTCACCGTGCTGTTTCGCAAGGCGATACTTCTATGGTAAAGTATTATATTGATAATGGGGTTAATGTAAACGTCTATGACAGAAACGCTTATAGCGCATTATGGAAAGCGACCAGAGATGAAGAATATGATTTAGTAAAAACTCTTATTGAATGCAAAGCGAATGTTAATCTAAGAAACAATGAGACAAGCAAATATGATGAACCTCCACGGAAAGAAACGTCAATATATTGCGCAATATCAACAAAAAATTTAGTAATTTTGGAATACCTGCTTCAGCATGGAGCAAATCCGAACATGAAAAGACTCGATCCAGAAGGTGAAACAGCACTCAGCTTTGCCATTTCGCATTCCAAAAAAAGCACTAAAGAAACTGACCTCGAAATTGTTCGAACCCTATTGAAGTATGGAGCAGATCCAAATAATCGAGATGGTTTATTTGGAGATTATCCATTGTATTGGGCAATATTAACAGATATGTATTGGTGCAATGGGCAGAATGATTTTGCAAAACTGTTAATGAAATATAATGCGAGAACAGATATTAGGCACACTTCTGACGGAGAACATGTGCTAGTATTTGCTATACAGTATAAGAATTATGATCTTTTAAAGATGCTCGTTAACAATGGAGCAAATGTAAATGCAACTGCTTATAAATGGAAGCGCGGAACAATACTGGAGTATTCGGAAGAAAACGGCGATATAGAATTGTCGAAAATACTCATTTCCGCCGGGGCAAAAAAATCTATAAAATGGCAATAG
- a CDS encoding glycosyl hydrolase: protein MNHMNRLAALFILSALPIMPQTLELLPMFTALPPEKPACEVWIEGEDFTSQEGGSIAADANCYGGKRWELFRTEGGASVSYTFTVTGGNYLIAVAGQETGVSYTSPVTASLNGRSKILGTCPNGQGWDASKATRWNFISLTDLAAGEHTLTFRVSEKRAMDTRFAYRIDAIALVKDPFANIVIAPKIETGRPANVFTTATPIVFRNVSPGKARMFAYRVTDFFGTEKAHGTWKADADLPLPDLALGYYRLLLSDEKGALPFIPFARVVDPASRIADPESPYCIDTAQSWCSRPSNHPLFPRNSYEITSDLVRLSGVSMVRDRYSFNQLNPSPDEYRWDNAYLTNARMLSERGVPVVSVFHDAPKWTKGPLTSLPHDLFALYRFAKASAHEYGSMIKAWEFWNEADINFCFDGAWEFAAAQKAAYLGFKAGDPNTTVLIGSSAEVPLPRYYHTIFENGVADHFDVFNYHIYRRVHEFEPLVASVTNVLAKYGCSDKPMWITENGLKHEWPGKEDPIVPNNPNREHDAEQERMQAELLAKAMVLMQSLGVERDFFFVFPPYNETGGGKVWGILRFDFTVKPAFAALANLTAVLSRTRYLGRYAAGEGIDAFLYSRADGSQTLVYWTSNDSRSFSIPAQSKKPECIDIMGGRSACGTTLTAGRYPIYCTGVSGLTAVPYNKPDMPQRTKTDKDIVLRFLPGSTFALQSKTMMRIADGGGNAEVEIFNFSGSPKTVMLTNLGTGYAVSGISGSHQIAPMSAKKVPFTVRVNTVDPFSISIGGVSGPRPVAPFSVPIFIDIKNSAALSGRTLPLNDVARWRKNAAGDMNIEYDAGEQAMRFSVKFIPNTDWWVYPEFPLDLSKEGFENAVGVSFEVRAESVSPKGFTTTLFMAVTENIQEKGKSIYFPFPSMTTNWQTVTIHFKAESPGDFDPSQVKLIRIGCNPKQENFSYRVRNLMVYYKK, encoded by the coding sequence ATGAACCACATGAATCGACTCGCCGCCCTCTTCATCCTGAGCGCATTGCCGATCATGCCGCAGACGCTCGAGCTGCTGCCGATGTTCACGGCGCTGCCGCCGGAAAAACCCGCTTGCGAAGTGTGGATCGAGGGCGAAGACTTCACATCTCAGGAAGGCGGCTCCATCGCCGCCGATGCGAACTGCTACGGCGGGAAACGCTGGGAGCTTTTCCGTACTGAAGGCGGCGCAAGCGTATCATACACGTTCACGGTGACCGGCGGGAATTATCTCATCGCTGTCGCCGGACAGGAGACCGGTGTTTCCTACACATCTCCCGTCACCGCTTCGCTCAACGGGCGATCAAAAATACTTGGCACGTGCCCGAATGGACAGGGGTGGGATGCGTCGAAGGCCACGCGCTGGAATTTCATTTCACTCACTGATCTTGCCGCCGGAGAACATACGCTCACATTCCGCGTGAGCGAGAAACGGGCGATGGATACGCGCTTCGCGTACCGCATCGATGCCATTGCGCTCGTGAAGGACCCGTTCGCGAACATCGTCATCGCGCCGAAGATAGAGACCGGAAGGCCCGCGAATGTGTTCACCACGGCGACACCGATCGTGTTCCGTAACGTATCGCCGGGCAAAGCGCGTATGTTCGCCTATCGCGTGACCGATTTTTTCGGCACCGAGAAAGCCCATGGTACATGGAAAGCGGATGCCGACCTTCCGCTCCCCGATCTCGCGCTCGGATACTATCGTCTCCTTCTGAGCGACGAGAAGGGTGCGCTCCCGTTCATACCCTTCGCGCGTGTCGTCGACCCGGCATCACGAATCGCCGACCCGGAAAGCCCGTACTGCATCGATACGGCACAGAGCTGGTGCTCACGCCCGTCGAATCATCCGCTCTTCCCGAGGAATTCCTACGAAATAACATCCGACCTCGTGCGGCTGTCCGGTGTATCCATGGTGCGCGACCGATACAGTTTCAATCAGCTCAATCCATCGCCGGATGAGTACCGCTGGGATAATGCCTATCTCACGAATGCGCGCATGCTCTCTGAACGCGGCGTACCGGTCGTAAGCGTTTTTCATGATGCCCCGAAATGGACGAAAGGCCCGCTCACGAGCCTCCCGCATGACCTTTTCGCCCTGTACCGATTTGCTAAGGCATCTGCGCACGAGTACGGTTCAATGATAAAAGCATGGGAGTTCTGGAACGAAGCTGATATCAATTTCTGCTTCGACGGCGCATGGGAATTCGCCGCGGCGCAGAAGGCGGCCTATCTCGGGTTCAAGGCGGGAGATCCGAATACGACGGTGCTCATCGGGTCTTCGGCGGAGGTGCCGCTGCCGCGCTATTATCACACGATATTCGAGAACGGCGTCGCGGACCATTTCGACGTGTTCAATTATCATATTTACCGGAGGGTGCATGAATTCGAGCCGCTTGTCGCGAGCGTGACCAATGTGCTTGCGAAGTACGGCTGTTCCGACAAGCCGATGTGGATAACGGAGAACGGGCTTAAGCACGAATGGCCGGGAAAAGAAGATCCGATCGTACCGAACAATCCGAACCGCGAGCACGATGCGGAGCAGGAACGCATGCAGGCTGAGCTTCTGGCGAAGGCCATGGTCCTCATGCAGTCACTCGGCGTCGAACGCGATTTCTTCTTCGTATTCCCGCCGTACAATGAGACGGGCGGCGGCAAGGTGTGGGGGATACTCCGTTTCGATTTCACGGTGAAGCCTGCATTCGCGGCGCTCGCGAACCTTACCGCTGTCCTTTCGCGCACGCGTTATCTCGGGCGCTATGCCGCGGGCGAGGGCATCGATGCGTTCCTGTATTCCCGTGCGGACGGGTCGCAGACACTGGTATATTGGACCTCGAATGATTCGCGATCGTTCTCCATCCCCGCGCAGTCAAAAAAACCGGAATGTATCGACATCATGGGCGGCCGTTCGGCATGCGGGACCACGCTTACCGCAGGGAGATATCCGATCTATTGCACCGGTGTTTCGGGACTTACCGCAGTACCGTATAATAAACCCGATATGCCGCAGCGCACAAAGACGGATAAGGATATCGTCCTTCGATTCCTTCCCGGCAGCACGTTCGCGTTACAGAGCAAAACGATGATGCGCATCGCGGACGGCGGCGGTAATGCCGAGGTCGAGATATTCAATTTCAGCGGCTCGCCGAAGACCGTGATGCTGACCAATCTCGGAACGGGCTATGCGGTATCGGGCATCTCCGGATCGCATCAGATAGCGCCGATGAGCGCGAAAAAAGTGCCGTTCACCGTGCGCGTGAACACCGTCGATCCGTTCTCGATAAGCATCGGCGGCGTATCGGGCCCGCGTCCGGTGGCACCGTTCTCAGTGCCGATATTCATCGATATAAAAAATAGCGCCGCACTTTCCGGACGAACGCTTCCGCTGAACGATGTCGCACGCTGGCGGAAGAACGCAGCCGGCGATATGAACATCGAATATGATGCGGGCGAACAGGCGATGCGCTTTTCGGTGAAGTTCATACCGAACACGGATTGGTGGGTGTATCCGGAATTCCCGCTCGATCTGTCAAAAGAGGGCTTTGAGAATGCTGTCGGCGTGAGCTTTGAGGTACGGGCGGAATCGGTAAGTCCGAAGGGCTTCACGACAACGCTTTTCATGGCAGTGACCGAGAACATCCAGGAAAAAGGGAAAAGCATATACTTCCCGTTCCCCTCCATGACGACGAACTGGCAGACGGTAACCATTCATTTCAAAGCGGAAAGCCCCGGCGATTTCGACCCCTCGCAGGTGAAGCTCATCCGTATCGGGTGCAATCCGAAACAGGAGAATTTCAGCTACCGCGTACGCAATCTGATGGTATACTATAAAAAATGA
- a CDS encoding LacI family DNA-binding transcriptional regulator has translation MNIRDIAKKAHVSYMTVSRVINGSPRVNAGTRTRIEKIIRSTGYVPDHAAGMVRRKTRTAVGLILPRMEYSFFDAFINRFSEACAREGYDPEIYLSRNDPEEERRCVHALASRRARGIVLAAATADLDILALAERYIDSIILLGATEKKVTHNYVGVPERGIARTAVHALASQGHTNVLLVTSQMRTHTVVGRTTERVTLLTEEASRVGLRIASTIALDNDDYDELIDTDSIRAAVQNGITAALCENDFAAMKIYRAVHDAHLAIPDDLSVIGIDDIFSSRYMTPPLTTIAIRYETTVDTIISYLRSPSGKPKQISFPAAFCERSSIKNILRVS, from the coding sequence ATGAATATCCGAGATATCGCAAAAAAAGCCCATGTAAGCTATATGACGGTAAGCCGCGTCATCAACGGTTCGCCCCGCGTCAATGCGGGTACACGTACTCGCATCGAGAAGATCATACGGAGTACCGGCTATGTACCCGATCATGCCGCCGGCATGGTTCGAAGGAAGACGCGTACTGCGGTCGGACTCATCCTCCCCCGCATGGAGTACTCGTTCTTTGATGCGTTCATCAACCGGTTTTCGGAAGCATGTGCGCGCGAAGGGTATGATCCCGAGATATACCTGTCGCGCAATGACCCCGAGGAGGAACGGCGATGCGTGCATGCACTCGCATCCCGACGCGCGCGGGGCATCGTCCTTGCTGCGGCGACCGCCGACCTCGATATACTTGCCCTCGCGGAACGATACATCGATTCGATCATACTGCTCGGGGCCACCGAGAAGAAAGTAACGCACAATTACGTCGGTGTTCCCGAACGCGGTATAGCGCGGACCGCGGTCCATGCCCTTGCGTCACAGGGGCATACGAATGTCCTTCTTGTCACATCGCAGATGCGCACGCATACCGTTGTCGGACGTACGACGGAACGCGTCACGCTCCTTACGGAGGAAGCGTCACGCGTCGGGCTTCGCATCGCGTCGACGATCGCTCTTGACAATGACGATTACGATGAGCTCATCGATACGGACAGTATCCGAGCCGCGGTACAGAACGGCATTACCGCAGCGCTCTGCGAGAACGACTTCGCCGCAATGAAGATATATCGTGCCGTGCATGACGCACACCTTGCCATCCCCGATGATCTGTCGGTCATCGGCATCGACGACATCTTCTCGTCGCGCTATATGACGCCGCCGCTTACGACCATCGCCATACGCTACGAGACCACCGTCGATACGATAATCTCGTACCTGCGGTCCCCTTCGGGAAAACCGAAGCAGATATCCTTCCCCGCAGCATTCTGCGAACGATCGTCCATAAAAAATATCCTGCGCGTATCATAA